In Chryseobacterium gleum, a single genomic region encodes these proteins:
- a CDS encoding HesA/MoeB/ThiF family protein has translation MNIKRYNRQIILPGFGISTQEKLSRSSVLVVGAGGLGCPVMQILVSTGVGVVGVADFDTIEFENLHRQYLYSEQDVGVPKVIAAVEHLSKINSEIDIIAFQEMITNKNVLSIIHNFDVVVDCTDNFATRYLLNDACYLMKKPLVYASLFRDEGQVSVFNVEKEDQMTNYRDLFPVPPNQSEVPNCNEAGVLPTHSAVIGTFQANEVIKLLSGSAETLIHQLLIFNTKNYQSMKIKFNENQEKAGPKTIEEFQNFDYEEFCSLNKNDEINSFSELQSFLNHDKSILIDVREEDEQPKISAMKILELPFGTLEENLERLNGYTSICFVCVSGIRSQKAVKLLKSHFPDKEIKHFKSGIKSILQ, from the coding sequence GGATGTCCTGTGATGCAGATTTTGGTATCTACGGGAGTAGGAGTGGTTGGAGTAGCGGATTTTGACACCATAGAATTTGAGAATCTTCATCGTCAGTATTTATATAGTGAACAGGATGTAGGAGTGCCTAAGGTTATTGCTGCTGTAGAACATTTAAGTAAAATCAACTCTGAGATCGATATTATAGCATTTCAGGAAATGATAACAAATAAAAATGTTTTGTCGATCATCCATAATTTTGATGTAGTGGTAGACTGTACAGATAATTTTGCCACAAGGTATTTATTGAACGACGCCTGCTATCTGATGAAAAAACCTTTGGTCTATGCATCTCTTTTTCGAGATGAAGGTCAGGTTTCGGTCTTCAATGTGGAGAAGGAAGATCAAATGACCAATTATAGAGATTTATTTCCGGTTCCGCCCAATCAGAGTGAAGTTCCAAATTGTAATGAAGCGGGAGTTTTGCCTACGCATTCGGCTGTTATCGGAACTTTTCAGGCGAATGAAGTCATCAAGTTATTAAGCGGTTCAGCCGAGACTTTGATTCATCAGTTACTGATTTTTAATACCAAAAATTATCAATCAATGAAAATTAAATTTAATGAAAATCAAGAAAAAGCGGGACCAAAAACCATCGAAGAATTTCAAAATTTTGATTATGAAGAATTCTGTAGTCTTAATAAAAATGATGAAATAAATTCATTTTCAGAACTTCAATCGTTTTTAAATCATGACAAAAGCATTTTGATCGATGTAAGAGAAGAGGACGAACAGCCTAAAATTTCAGCAATGAAGATTTTAGAACTTCCATTTGGCACACTTGAAGAAAATTTGGAAAGATTGAATGGCTATACATCGATCTGTTTTGTATGTGTTTCAGGAATCAGGAGTCAGAAAGCGGTAAAACTTTTAAAAAGTCATTTTCCGGATAAAGAAATAAAACATTTTAAATCAGGCATAAAATCAATTTTACAATGA